Proteins encoded in a region of the Bicyclus anynana chromosome 9, ilBicAnyn1.1, whole genome shotgun sequence genome:
- the LOC112044586 gene encoding ATP-binding cassette subfamily G member 4 isoform X2 — protein MDILAGYTKPTSGKVCINGRLRNEKMFRRRSCYIFQDDQVHDMLTIQESLSIAAELKLGNHVSSSQKRRRVEEIISSLGVCQARNTRAGSLSGGQKKRLAIGLELVSDPPVMFLDEPTSGLDSSISKQLIYLLHLLARQGRTVVITMHQPSALVLHMVDKLFCVASGRCAYMGSVPQLLPYLEQLHLICPPYHNAVDFFLEVCAENEQRLVQCSQNGISEQWTQNIPNETDRKLLEYKRSKSEEVYLTSLPTPKENPTRKILLSLKSTYPTSPWKQFLVLTSRALLSIWRNPSFTIMMTGIHCFMALFVGFLFYNIGADAKYVRDNYNFLYFGLMFLMFTSFSAVTISFPEQIPVTRREHFNRWYSTGAYYVSTLVSSLPRQAVCTILFSCITYWLTGQPWEYMRFLIFCCTLLLVSFVSLCVGLCNGSMFNVKNGVVFGPLIIMPFTVFSGFFLRYSDAPYFLRWLFQVSFMKHGLVGLVISIFGLNRARLTCSDIYCHYSRPSQFIKDNDMSGEKFSLSVISLLAIGFVFIACAYVVLKIRLKCKW, from the exons AAAGCCAACCAGTGGGAAGGTCTGCATCAACGGTCGGCTCCGCAACGAAAAGATGTTTAGACGGCGCTCCTGTTACATCTTCCAAGACGACCAGGTCCACGACATGCTCACCATCCAAGAGTCCCTCTCCATTGCCGCTGAGCTGAAGCTAGGAAACCATGTCAGCAGTAGCCAAAAACGTAGAAGA GTAGAAGAAATAATAAGTTCGCTAGGAGTGTGTCAAGCGCGAAACACGAGAGCAGGCAGCCTGTCAGGGGGTCAGAAGAAACGGCTGGCCATCGGGCTCGAGCTGGTCAGCGATCCACCTGTCATGTTCCTAGATGAACCTACTAG TGGGCTGGACTCGTCGATATCGAAGCAGCTGATATACCTCTTGCATCTGTTAGCACGCCAGGGGCGGACGGTGGTGATCACCATGCACCAGCCTTCGGCCCTGGTGTTGCACATGGTGGACAAGCTGTTCTGTGTGGCGAGCGGACGGTGCGCCTACATGGGCTCGGTCCCTCAGCTGCTGCCTTACTTGGAGCAGTTACACCTCATCTGTCCGCCTTATCACAATGCTGTAGATTTTT ttctAGAAGTATGTGCGGAGAATGAACAAAGACTAGTGCAATGTTCGCAAAATGGAATAAGCGAACAATGGACACAAAATATACCCAATGAGACTGATAGGAAATTATTAG AATATAAAAGAAGTAAATCTGAAGAAGTATATTTGACGTCATTACCTACCCCCAAAGAAAATCCAACTCGTAAAATTTTGCTATCCCTAAAAAGCACATATCCTACTTCACCTTGGAAGCAGTTCCTTGTTTTGACTTCGAGAGCGTTATTG tCAATCTGGCGCAACCCGTCTTTCACGATAATGATGACCGGTATACACTGCTTCATGGCCTTGTTTGTCGGATTTCTATTCTACAATATCGGCGCAGACGCAAAATACGTACGAGACAACTACAATTTCCTCTACTTCGGCCTTATGTTTCTTATGTTCACCTCATTTAGTGCAGTTACTATAAGTT TTCCAGAACAAATCCCAGTTACAAGAAGAGAACACTTCAATCGATGGTACAGTACCGGAGCGTACTACGTATCGACATTAGTGTCTTCTTTGCCGAGGCAAGCAGTGTGCACTATCTTGTTCTCTTGCATCACATATTGGCTGACGGGGCAACCGTGGGAATACATGAGATTTCTTATATTCTGCTGCACTCTGTTACTTGTGTCCTTCGTGTCTCTGTGCGTTGGACTTTGTAACGGGTCCATGTTTAATGTGAAG AATGGCGTTGTCTTCGGTCCGCTCATCATCATGCCGTTTACAGTATTCTCCGGCTTCTTTCTCAGATACAGCGATGCGCCGTATTTTCTGCGATGGCTCTTTCAAGTATCATTTATGAAGCATGGACTAGTTGGATTAGTCATATCCATCTTCGGACTCAATCGAGCAAGGCTTACGTGTTCAGATATATACTGTCACTACTCGCGTCCTTCCCAATTTATAAAGGACAATGATATGTCAGGAGAAAAATTTTCGTTATCCGTGATATCCCTTCTTGCCATAGGATTTGTGTTCATCGCGTGTGCCTacgtagttttaaaaataaggtTGAAATGTAAATGGTAA